From the genome of Deltaproteobacteria bacterium, one region includes:
- a CDS encoding DUF4394 domain-containing protein — MRSTGLVVALVAIVATARADPPPALIGSTEDGRLLLFRADRPEAARTVRPTGLSGRLVGIDSRPADGHLYGLTTTNDLYRIDPTTGASTLVSTLTVPFDGDLRSGIAFNPQADRLRLVSADGQNLRVNVVLGATAVDTPLAYAPSDRNAGKRPRIAGAAYTNTVRDAPTTKLFEIDAEQDVLVLQDPPNDGLLATVGPLDAAFAPLSGFTIVTDTSGADRAYAATAGKLYTIDLTTGHATPVGTIGDPPVPLVSLAATPDVTAP, encoded by the coding sequence GTGAGATCGACCGGCCTCGTCGTCGCGCTCGTCGCGATCGTCGCCACCGCCCGCGCCGACCCGCCGCCGGCGCTCATCGGGTCGACCGAAGACGGCCGCCTGCTGCTCTTCCGCGCGGATCGTCCGGAAGCCGCCCGCACGGTCCGGCCGACCGGGCTCTCCGGTCGGCTCGTCGGCATCGACTCGCGTCCTGCCGACGGCCATCTCTACGGCCTCACCACGACCAACGACCTCTACCGCATCGATCCTACGACGGGTGCGTCCACCCTCGTCAGCACCCTCACGGTGCCATTCGACGGCGACCTCCGCTCGGGCATCGCTTTCAATCCCCAGGCGGATCGGCTCCGCCTGGTCAGCGCCGACGGCCAGAATCTGCGCGTCAACGTCGTCCTCGGCGCGACCGCGGTCGACACGCCGCTCGCCTATGCGCCCTCCGATCGGAATGCGGGCAAGCGCCCCCGCATCGCCGGCGCCGCCTACACCAACACCGTCCGCGACGCGCCGACGACGAAGCTCTTCGAGATCGACGCAGAGCAGGACGTCCTCGTGCTCCAGGACCCGCCCAACGACGGCCTCCTCGCGACCGTCGGCCCCCTCGACGCCGCCTTCGCCCCGCTCTCCGGGTTCACCATCGTGACCGACACGAGCGGCGCGGACCGAGCCTATGCCGCGACGGCCGGCAAGCTCTACACGATCGACCTCACGACCGGGCATGCGACCCCCGTTGGCACCATCGGCGATCCCCCGGTGCCGCTCGTCTCCCTCGCCGCTACGCCCGATGTCACTGCTCCGTAG
- a CDS encoding sigma-70 family RNA polymerase sigma factor has translation MRSPAPTDYASQYLDLRRTGEDETVSAEPSDEVLLSALGTDRAALGPLYDRYGGLVYGLARAILQSQDEAEDLTQEVFVMLCQGTTYDVRRGSLGAFLTTLTRSRAIDRLRRRGRRLRILRASWRSAPPPDVPAAPVDRIATRQCSERVRGAVAELPANERRVLEMVYYQGLTQAEIAATLDAPLGTVKSWCRRGLLGLRAALADLME, from the coding sequence GTGCGATCCCCCGCGCCGACCGACTATGCTAGCCAATACCTCGACTTGCGCCGGACTGGAGAGGACGAGACGGTCTCAGCCGAGCCATCGGACGAGGTCCTGCTCAGCGCGCTCGGCACCGACCGCGCCGCGCTCGGACCGCTCTACGATCGGTACGGCGGCCTCGTCTACGGGCTCGCCCGCGCCATCCTCCAGTCCCAGGACGAGGCCGAGGACCTCACGCAGGAGGTCTTCGTGATGCTCTGCCAGGGGACCACCTACGATGTGCGCCGCGGCTCCCTCGGCGCCTTCCTGACGACGCTTACGCGATCCCGGGCCATCGATCGGCTGCGACGCCGCGGGCGGCGCCTCCGCATCCTCCGCGCGTCCTGGCGTAGCGCGCCGCCGCCCGACGTGCCCGCGGCCCCGGTCGACCGGATCGCGACGCGCCAGTGCTCCGAGCGTGTGCGCGGCGCCGTCGCCGAGCTCCCCGCCAACGAGCGCCGCGTGCTCGAGATGGTCTACTACCAGGGCCTGACGCAGGCGGAGATCGCGGCGACTCTCGACGCCCCCCTCGGGACGGTGAAGAGCTGGTGTCGCCGCGGGCTCCTGGGGCTGCGCGCGGCGCTCGCGGATCTCATGGAGTGA